In Oryctolagus cuniculus chromosome 18, mOryCun1.1, whole genome shotgun sequence, the DNA window GCCTTTTGAGTCTGACTTCTTTCAATTTGCGTCATTGTTAAATGTATCAATagttggctggcaccgtggctcacttggctaatcctctgcctacggcactggcaccccgggactagaaccccgttggggtgctggattctctcctggttgctcctcttccagtccacctctctgctgtggtccgggagtgcagtggaggatggcccaagtgcttgggtcctgcaccccatgggagaccaagaggaagcacctggctctggcttcagattggcgcagggcgccagccgtagcagccatttggggggtgaaccaacggaaaaaggaagaccttttctctgtctctctctctcactgtctaactctgcctgaaaaaaaaaaagtatcgatagtttttgttcctttttattaatGAGTAACATTGCATTCCATAGATGAAGCACACTTTCACTATTCACCAGCTTAAGAACTCTTAGATTTTTTCCAGTTATGGTAATTGTGAATAAACTCATATACAggtttttggccggcgccgcagctcaacaggctaatcctccgcctagtggcgccggcacaccgggttctagtcccggtcggggcgccggattctgtcccggttgcccctcttccaggccagctctctgctgtggcccgggagtgcagtggaggatggcccaagtgcttgggccctgcaccccatgggagaccaggagaagcacctggcttcctgcctttggatcatcgcagcacaccggccgtggcagccattggagggtgaaccaacagcaaaggaagacctttctctctgtctctctctctcactgtccactctgcctgtcaaaaataaattaaaaaataaaataaataaaaataaactcatatacAGGTTTTTGTGAACAAAATCTCCTGGATAAATACCTAGCAGCCATATTGTTAGGCTATATGgggcatttttattatttaagaaattttcaGACTGTTTTCCAATGGCTGTACAATTTTGTACTGTACAACAGGTCCAGTTGCTCTGTATTTTGCCAACATTTGCTATTATCAGTGTTATTGTtgaaattttaaagcatatttgtAGATTCTTTATTTCTCCTATCAGTTCTATCAGTTTCTACTTCATATGTTTGGAACTCTGTTATTATACGCATAGGCCTTCAGGGTTGTTATTTCTTGGTGTATTGATCCTTTTTTGGGggagagatttattttctttctttggaagagttacagagagactgggagaaaCTCACACAGGGAGAGCTatcttccagctgttggttcactaccaaatGCAGGGTCAGTGCTGGTCTAGGCGGAAGTcaggcgcctggaactccatccaggtctcccatgtgacggGTATTGTTCTGTCTACCATGCatgttgcaaatattttacacTATTTTATGTCTTGTCACTCTCTTaaggcaactttttaaaaaaatttttttaagatttatttatttgtttgaaagtcagagttacacagagagagtaggagaggcagagagagagagatcgatcgatcttccatctgctggttcactccccaattggctgcgatggctggagctgtgtgatccgaagccaggagccaggagcttcttctgagtctcccacatcggggcaggggcccaaggacttgggccatcttctactgctttcataggccatagcagagagcttaatgggaagtggagcagccaggactcgaacaggcgtccatatgggatgccagcactgcaggtggtggctttacttgctatatcacagcaccagccccatattaaggcaacttttttttaattgaaagattagagaaaggaagagagagagcgagagagaatcttccatctgctagttcactccccaaatggccacaatgatcagggctgggccaggcctgagccaggagtttcaaccaggtctcccacgtgggtgacaggggcccagacacttggatcatcttgcactgcttttcccaggcgcattagcgggagcaggattggaagatcggtgcccatatgggatgccagcatagttGGCTGCGGCatagcctgctatgccacgatgccaaGCCCCCAGTTAAGGTAATTTTTATTGACACagattcctatttttaattttggccAATTTGTCAAACTTTTCCCTTATCATTGGtgttttttatattctgttttagAAATCTTTTCCTACTTCAAGCCATGAAAATACTGTCGTGggtttttggtttaaaaaatttGATTGTTTCATTTGCTCTGCTTAATAGGTTTTTGATATGTGAAGCTGAGGAGgtcagatttcatttatttctatagcGATACCCAGTTGTCATGGCAACTGGCCAGTTATTGGAAAGAACTTCCTTCCTCTATAGCTCCGCAGTGCCGTATTTGTTGTACATCGATTCATATTTGTGCATGTTTTCACTCTCCCAGAGGTGTGCAGCAGAATTCTTTGTGATGGTGGAAGTGCTCTGCATCTGCCCTTCCAGTGTGGCCACCGTGTGCCTCTGAGCGCTTGTACACAGCTAGTGTGACTAAGGGACACAGTTGCTGATATTCCTTAACGTGAGCTTACATGGCCACAGTGAGCACTGCTACCGTACTGATCTGTGAATTTCGTTCCGTTGATTTCTTTGTGCCTTATAGATCCTTGTGCCGGTGCTGTGCTTGCTTAATTACTGTAACTTTATACTCagtctttacatttttttcttctccatcaAGACTGAAGTAACCATTCCAGGCCTTTTGTTTTGTATGCAAATTTTAGAGTCCATTTCCACAGAACctctgctgtgattttttttttttttttttgacaggcagagttagacagtgagagagacagagagaaaggtcttcttcccttccattggttcaccctccaatggctgccacggcatgctgcgctgatccgatggcaggagccaggtgcttctcctggtctcccatggggtgcagggcccaagcacttgggccatcctccactgcacttccgggccacagcagagagctggactggaagaggagcaaccgggacagaaccagcaccccaaccaggactagaacccagtgtgccagcgctgcaggcagaggattagcctagtagccacggcactggctgtggtttaatttttttatagtCTGTGTATAAAGGTCTTGatcatcttttattaaaaattattcccAGGTGTTTTGCATCCTGTGGTATCATCTTAAATGGTGTTGCTTTTAAATGCTTATCTTCTAGAGGCAGGCGTGTTTTTCCCTGGGGGGGGACCCCACTGCCTCATCCACACATCCTTGGGTTGGCGAGGCCTCAGGAGTTTGTGTGCGATTGGCAATGTCTCTCCTCAGCTTGTACACCTGAAGTCTGCAATCCTTGATGTCAGCAAAGAATGAGGCCCCGCTCCCAGAGAGTGGTGGGCTGCCATCCAGCCAGAGTGACGAGGTAGCTGGCGAAGGCGTGGAGGCCCGGGATGCGGGGCCCCAGAGGCTCGTCCACTCACAGTCCAAGTCCCTGTCCGCTGCCAACTCGCCTCCCCTGCCCGTGAGGGCGAAGCTGCTTCGCCCTGAGGATGTGGAGGAGGACACACAGGACATGGACACCCTGTCCTCCTACGTCTGGTCTGAGCAAGACAGTGAAGAAGTGCTGGAGTCTGCGGAAAAGGCCGAGTCCAAGGAGGACGCCCCCGTAGAGCGACCGTCCTGGGCCAATAAGATGGAGTACCTCTTGGCCCAGGTGGGCTTCTCTGTGGGCCTGGGCACCATCTGGCGCTTTCCTTATCTGTGTTTCCACAACGGAGGTGGTGAGCCTGGGCGCCGAGACTCATGGGTCcatgggggggggtgggggggcagtgaGGAGCCCGAGGCCTCTCCTGGATGCTCTAGGGCCTCTTAGATACAcagggaggggggtggggcagggtgtcTGAACACCTAGTCTCATGCAGGGGCAGGGCTAGAGGCCAGGGGAGTAGAAAGTAggtatctgggtcttccaggagTTGGGGTGCGGGGGCGTAGATACCTGGGACCGTGAGGAGGAAATCTGCTTCCCCGGGTCCTGAGCCCGAGGTTCCCAGAGCCTTCCCACGTCCCCTCACAGGCAGCTTCCTCATCATCTACATCCTCATGCTGTTCCTGGTCGGGGTGCCTCTGCTCTTCCTGGAGATGGCAGCCGGCCAGAGGCTGCGTCAGGGCAGCATCGGCGTGTGGAAGGTCATCAGCCCCTGGATCGGTGGTGTGGGCTATGCCAGCTTCACGGTGAGGAGTGCGGGCTTCCCACGCCCGTCCTTCACACCCCACTCCCATGCACAGCCCCGACCCAGAGTGGATCCAGGGGTTCTCTTCCGGGAGTCGGTTCCCCAGTCCTCAAGCCAACACCCACCGCTCTGCTGGCCCGCTTTCGCCTGCCTCCAGAATTCTTGACGACCTCTAGGTGTGCGTCATCGTGGCGTCGTACAACAGTGTGCTCATGGCCTGGAGTCTCTTCTACCTGATTCAGTCTTTCCAGTCCCCACTGCCTTGGGCATTGTGCCCCACAATGAACTCCAGTGCTCTGGgtgagaagggaaggaagaaggcggGAAGTGGGAGATGaaggagaggagtgagagaggaaCAGGGTTATTTAGAGAGGTGGGATGGACAGTAAGATGGGGACGCGGGGTGGAAGAAGGGGGGCCTGGTCTGCCGTTTCCTCCAAGGCCGGTTCACCCCAGATCCTGAGTGCACGCGGACCTCCTCCACTACTTACTTCTGGTACCGGAAGATGTTGAAGGCTGCAGATGAAATTGAGTTGGGTGGGCTGCCAGTCTTGCATCTCAGCCTGTCTCTCTTTGCGACCTGGTCAATTATCTGCATCTCCATGATCAAAGGGCTCAGATCAACGGGGAAGGTAAGCTGCTGCCTCACTCATCTGATGGCCTGTCTTCCGTCCAGAGCCCTAGTACCCTGCTAACTGATGCGTGTCGGGTTCCTTGCAGTCCGACCTCTGTCACCCATAGCCTTCGACGTTCCTGTCCCCAGCTTCTGCCCTCGCCGAACTGTTTCTGAACCACGCTTTCCCCGCAGATGCTGTATGTCTCAGTGCTTCTCCCCTATAtcatcctcttctgcctccttATCCGGAGTCTGCTGCTGGAAGGCGCCTACTTTGGTCTCAAGAGTTTGCTGGCGACCAAGGTGAGGAGTGCTTGTCCTTTAAACGGGTGTCGCAGTGTGAAGGTAGTCTGCCTGCTCCCTCCCGCACTGTCTTCGCTGCCATCCCCAGCAGGGCTTGCCGCTCCTCCCTTTATGCCCCATTTGCCTGGCACTTTTCCCTTCCAGGCAACAGCCCTGTACTCCATGGAAGTGTGGCGCCGCACAGGGAACCAGCTGTTCTTGTCCACAGGCCCTGGCTTTGGCAGCTTCACCGCGATCAGCTCATACATCCCTCGGTCCAACAACTGTGTCACGGATGCTTTTGCTGTGGCCCTTCTCAACCTGGCCGCCTCGATGACTGCCACTCTGGTTGTATTTGCCATCATGGGCCACTTGGCCACAGTGGACACCAAGAAATGTTACCTGAAGTGAGTGCCGTCTTTCACTTGGAAATCGCCACAGAGACCTTTTAGAGAACCATCACAAGCAAAGTCTCAGAGACGGCCCCAGAGCCCCAGTCTCAGGGATGCTGGCTCAGTCAATACACAGCCCTCAGAACTCCAGTCTCAGCCCATTCCTCAGGGATGCTGGCTCAGTCAATACACAGCCCTCAGAATGGCGCCTCCTGCACCTTGGGAACACCTGATCTCTGCAGTGCCTTCACAGCCACCTTCATAAACTAGGGAAGTCCCAGACTCAGAGGCTCCAAAAGTGTGTTCACCCCCTTCTCATGTGGGGACAGCCATAGAAAAGCTGTGGAATACCTTCAGCTAAACTGTTAGACCAGAACAGACCCATACCACCAGAGCCTTCATGGCctatttgtttctcattttcttctcctttggcattcattttaaaaagtagtcaTCAGATACTTATAAAACATCTCCTCTCTACCAACCCCtgttttgagttttggaaaaatggcacaTTGGACCACCATCCCTTAGGAAAATCACAGTCGTGAGGAAGCAGATACTAAATAGATAATAACAAACTCAGAGGCGCTCACTGCCTGGACTGCCTGAGACGGCTTCCTCACAGAGGAAACTGGAGGAAATCAAACCTGACAGATACCCACGACTGGGATTCTCTCCGATGTTTCCCATCATAAAAaacttatggccggcgccgcggctcactaggctaatcctccaccttgcggcaccggcaccccgggttctagtcccggtcggggcgccggattctgtcccggttgcccctcttccaggccagctctctgctgtggccagggagggcagtggaggatggcccaagtgcttgggccctgcacccgcatgggagaccaggagaagcacctggctcctgccatcggatcagcgcggtgcgccggccgcagcggccattggagggtgaaccaacggcaaaggaagacctttctctctgtctctctcactgtccactctgcctgtctaaaaaaaaaaaagtaggtggcAGACAGTTTACTCTCGGATCCTGGAGGCCTGGGTGTCAGCTTGGGCTCCACCTAAACCAGATCAAAACCACGGGGCTGGTAACTCCCCCCCTCAGGTCGAGCATGAGGAAGGCAAAGTTCTCCTAAGACACCAAGTGGTTTACCTGATTCTGCTCCTGTCCCCAGGAATGCTGACACAGTGGTGAAGCTGGTAGCTACTGGGGTCCTGCCTCCCGAGGCCCTGCCCCCAGATAGCCTGTATCAGGATCCCAGCGCCATCTACGTGAAGTGGATCCAGGGCCTCCCCACGGAAATCAAAAATAAGGTCCTACAACATTTGACTACTTGCAACTTAACTAGGCAATTGACTGAGGTGGGTAAGGGTTGGAGACGGGGCCCTTGAGTTCCCTTCAGCCCACAGTGTGCCAGAAGCGTCAGCTGTCTCCCTCAGCTGTCTGTAGAGCCCAGGCAAGCAGTCCTCGTAGCACCTTGGCAGCCGTGCTGGAGGCGCACGTGCTCTCACAGTGAGGCGCTGTGGCCGCCCCGCACCGAGCGCTCAGGTGACGGAGGCTAGACCCAACTGCTGTAGGAAGACGTGCCCCTGCTCCGGGGCCATtcccaggccagggagggagcAACGTGGGGCTCATTCGGAGCTCAGAGTCCCACCATGCTCTCTCTCGTTCACAGGTTATGGGGGGGCCCGGCGTGGCCTTCGTGGCGTTCACTGACCTCATCTCCGTGTTTTCTGGACCCACCTTCTGGTCCATCATCATCTTCCTGATGCTGGCAAACCTGGGGCTCAGCACCATGATAGGGATCATGCAGGGCATCATCACCCCCCTGCAGGACACCTTCTCTGCCCTCAGGAGGCACACCAACCTGCTCACAGGTGCTCGGCCCACACCCTAACCCGGCTGGGTCCTCACGCAGCCTGGCCCGAGTTCTGACCTCGACCCACCCTGCTGTGTCCCTCCAGTGGGCGTCTGTCTGTCGATGTTCCTGGGCAGCCTCATCTTTGCGAGGCCTTCGGGCAGCTACCTCGTGAACCTGCTGGATGACTACTgggcctctctgcccctcttcttcATTGTCATCGTGGAGAACGTGGCCATGGCCTGGATCTATGGGGCCAGGAGG includes these proteins:
- the LOC108175439 gene encoding orphan sodium- and chloride-dependent neurotransmitter transporter NTT5 isoform X1, translated to MSAKNEAPLPESGGLPSSQSDEVAGEGVEARDAGPQRLVHSQSKSLSAANSPPLPVRAKLLRPEDVEEDTQDMDTLSSYVWSEQDSEEVLESAEKAESKEDAPVERPSWANKMEYLLAQVGFSVGLGTIWRFPYLCFHNGGGSFLIIYILMLFLVGVPLLFLEMAAGQRLRQGSIGVWKVISPWIGGVGYASFTVCVIVASYNSVLMAWSLFYLIQSFQSPLPWALCPTMNSSALGRFTPDPECTRTSSTTYFWYRKMLKAADEIELGGLPVLHLSLSLFATWSIICISMIKGLRSTGKMLYVSVLLPYIILFCLLIRSLLLEGAYFGLKSLLATKATALYSMEVWRRTGNQLFLSTGPGFGSFTAISSYIPRSNNCVTDAFAVALLNLAASMTATLVVFAIMGHLATVDTKKCYLKNADTVVKLVATGVLPPEALPPDSLYQDPSAIYVKWIQGLPTEIKNKVLQHLTTCNLTRQLTEVMGGPGVAFVAFTDLISVFSGPTFWSIIIFLMLANLGLSTMIGIMQGIITPLQDTFSALRRHTNLLTVGVCLSMFLGSLIFARPSGSYLVNLLDDYWASLPLFFIVIVENVAMAWIYGARRFLADVIIMLGHALSPVYRWLWSCLSPVVLLILFVTTLIHLCVRSITYVAWDSSTSDEVIRVYPRWANVLLVVLIITTILPIPAYFLYILMKVAFPVPKTQSGSTIIFKPETRESSQKPGSRLKERQISKAKKMDK
- the LOC108175439 gene encoding orphan sodium- and chloride-dependent neurotransmitter transporter NTT5 isoform X3, translating into MSAKNEAPLPESGGLPSSQSDEVAGEGVEARDAGPQRLVHSQSKSLSAANSPPLPVRAKLLRPEDVEEDTQDMDTLSSYVWSEQDSEEVLESAEKAESKEDAPVERPSWANKMEYLLAQVGFSVGLGTIWRFPYLCFHNGGGSFLIIYILMLFLVGVPLLFLEMAAGQRLRQGSIGVWKVISPWIGGVGYASFTVCVIVASYNSVLMAWSLFYLIQSFQSPLPWALCPTMNSSALGRFTPDPECTRTSSTTYFWYRKMLKAADEIELGGLPVLHLSLSLFATWSIICISMIKGLRSTGKMLYVSVLLPYIILFCLLIRSLLLEGAYFGLKSLLATKATALYSMEVWRRTGNQLFLSTGPGFGSFTAISSYIPRSNNCVTDAFAVALLNLAASMTATLVVFAIMGHLATVDTKKCYLKNADTVVKLVATGVLPPEALPPDSLYQDPSAIYVKWIQGLPTEIKNKVMGGPGVAFVAFTDLISVFSGPTFWSIIIFLMLANLGLSTMIGIMQGIITPLQDTFSALRRHTNLLTVGVCLSMFLGSLIFARPSGSYLVNLLDDYWASLPLFFIVIVENVAMAWIYGARRFLADVIIMLGHALSPVYRWLWSCLSPVVLLILFVTTLIHLCVRSITYVAWDSSTSDEVIRVYPRWANVLLVVLIITTILPIPAYFLYILMKVAFPVPKTQSGSTIIFKPETRESSQKPGSRLKERQISKAKKMDK
- the LOC108175439 gene encoding orphan sodium- and chloride-dependent neurotransmitter transporter NTT5 isoform X2 — its product is MSAKNEAPLPESGGLPSSQSDEVAGEGVEARDAGPQRLVHSQSKSLSAANSPPLPVRAKLLRPEDVEEDTQDMDTLSSYVWSEQDSEEVLESAEKAESKEDAPVERPSWANKMEYLLAQVGFSVGLGTIWRFPYLCFHNGGGSFLIIYILMLFLVGVPLLFLEMAAGQRLRQGSIGVWKVISPWIGGVGYASFTVCVIVASYNSVLMAWSLFYLIQSFQSPLPWALCPTMNSSALDPECTRTSSTTYFWYRKMLKAADEIELGGLPVLHLSLSLFATWSIICISMIKGLRSTGKMLYVSVLLPYIILFCLLIRSLLLEGAYFGLKSLLATKATALYSMEVWRRTGNQLFLSTGPGFGSFTAISSYIPRSNNCVTDAFAVALLNLAASMTATLVVFAIMGHLATVDTKKCYLKNADTVVKLVATGVLPPEALPPDSLYQDPSAIYVKWIQGLPTEIKNKVLQHLTTCNLTRQLTEVMGGPGVAFVAFTDLISVFSGPTFWSIIIFLMLANLGLSTMIGIMQGIITPLQDTFSALRRHTNLLTVGVCLSMFLGSLIFARPSGSYLVNLLDDYWASLPLFFIVIVENVAMAWIYGARRFLADVIIMLGHALSPVYRWLWSCLSPVVLLILFVTTLIHLCVRSITYVAWDSSTSDEVIRVYPRWANVLLVVLIITTILPIPAYFLYILMKVAFPVPKTQSGSTIIFKPETRESSQKPGSRLKERQISKAKKMDK